In Lolium perenne isolate Kyuss_39 unplaced genomic scaffold, Kyuss_2.0 unplaced34, whole genome shotgun sequence, the genomic stretch CACTTCCTCCGGATACGAAATCATTGATCAGAGCACGCCACTCACCACTCATGAGAGAAGTCTTTCGTCGTCCTAAGTGTTTAAGACTGGAAGAAAaaccatttaactttatcataaACTTTCTCAAGATGTAACTTTAATATAATTTCATGTAATTTCTTAACTGAGCCCTGGACACGCTCCTTTTAGAAAGGAAATACGATTGTGTGTCGCGCACATTGGTTGGTCAGTAGTCACTTGCTGTCATCGTCTTCCCtcccttttttttcttcttcttgttcttcttcttcttccatgtGTCACTCTGTCTCTCATGACCTGGCCTGGTCTCCATTTCCATTTAATATTAATAATGTAGTTGTATTTAGCTCTAATCGGATGGACTATTTCTTCTACTCGAACTCAGACTTTTGTACTCCGACAACTAAATCTCTCACACAGACACAGATGCAGCGCTCGGATCCGATCGCCACAGGAAGAGGAAGTACCCAAGGAATATCCTCCCGATCCCGACTCGACTCGTCGCGCTCGCGCACCACCTGCTCGGCGCGATTCCCGACCCAGCGGCAGCGGCCGCGGTGGCCGGCCGGCTGCCATGTCGCTCGCGTGCGGGCTGCCGCTGCTGGAGTGCGTCTACTGCCTGGGCTGCGCGCGCTGGGCGGTCAAGCGCTGCCTCCACACCGGTGACCGCGACAGCGCCACCTGGGgccatgccgccgccgccgacttcGCCCCCGTCCCCCGCATGTGCCGCATCATCATGGCCAACTACGACGACCCTTCCTCCCCGGCCCCGCCCCTCCTCTCCCCTACCGTCGACCCGGCCAACATCGTCCGCCGCCGCACCTACGCCCACACGCGCGGCCGGGTCACGCCCTACCTCGTCTACCTCGACCACGCGCACGCCGACATCGTGCTCGCGCTCCGGGGCCTCAACCTCGGCCGCGAGTCTGACTACGCGCTGCTCCTAGACAACCGCCTAGGCAAGCGACGCTTCGACGGCGGCTACGTCCACAACGGCCTACTCCGCGCCGCAGGCTGGGTGCTCGACAAGGAGTGCGACCTGCTACGGGACCTCCTCCACCGCTACCCCGACTACACGCTCACCTTCACGGGACACTCCCTAGGCGCAGGGGTcgccgccatgctcaccatggtcgTCCTCCTCAACCTAGACAAGCTAGGGGTATGCCGCTCAAGGACCAGGTGCTATGCCGTGGCCCCAGCCAGGTGTATGTCGCTCAACCTTGCAGTCAGATACGCAGACGTCATCAACTCCGTCGTCCTACAGGTCCTCATACATCTTCTACTGCCTGAAATTGTTCATTCCACTTTGCAAATTCAGTAATAGTAGAATTTTTTACATCTCCATCTGAATTTTTTTCGTCATGTGCTACTACTGTCATACCGCATACAGCTTGCTGCCGCTTCCAAACGATATAGGTTAAATCTAATTCAGCATAAAGTTTCTAGGATAGAACGTTGAGGTGTGAAGCTCAACATATATAGTTCTTCTTCTTATTGACAGGATGATTTCTTGCCTCGGACTGCTACTCCTTTAGAAGATATTTTCAAGTCTATTCTCTGGTACGCACATGGCGCCATTGCTCTTTATTCTATTTTCATACTCACCGCTCTTCTGTTAGATATAGTATGATTCTACTACCACACACACCTTTACATTATGTGATTTTAGTTCAAGTGTATCAGTTGAAACTTGAAAACTTAGCATGTCATAAACTCACGATTCATTATAATTCTTGAATTAGTTACCTCTGTTGCCTATTCTAGGCCTTCAAAGTAAGAATTAGCAACTATATCTCTCTCCCTGGGGGTACAGTGATTCAACTGGCACTAGCTGCTGTGATGTAGTAGAATTTGCATTGTTATCTAGGTAATTATTTTCTTGTTTCTGGGGTGTATGATCTTTTTTTCTTTCTAATTACTGGTTTTATGTTAGTTATCATATCGAGTATGTTGAATGCAATGTGACTATTTTCTTCCAGCTTTATGGGTTGAAGCAATTTTAAAATTGGACCATCTTCTCTTGGGCAGTCTGCCATGTCTCCTATGTTTGAGATGTTTGAAGGATACATGCATACCTGAAGATGCTCTGTTGAAAGATCCAAGGAGGCTCTATGCACCAGGTCGGATATATCACATTGTGGAAAGGAAAAGTTTCAGGTACCCTCTGTTCTTAATAACTGTATAAAACTACTCAAAGGATCTGAAATATAACATTGTTCCAGAGCAAACACTAAGTACCACTCATATGTACCTAGTGTTACAAAAAAAAAGTGAATGGGGTAATGGCAGAG encodes the following:
- the LOC127303074 gene encoding uncharacterized protein; translated protein: MSLACGLPLLECVYCLGCARWAVKRCLHTGDRDSATWGHAAAADFAPVPRMCRIIMANYDDPSSPAPPLLSPTVDPANIVRRRTYAHTRGRVTPYLVYLDHAHADIVLALRGLNLGRESDYALLLDNRLGKRRFDGGYVHNGLLRAAGWVLDKECDLLRDLLHRYPDYTLTFTGHSLGAGVAAMLTMVVLLNLDKLGVCRSRTRCYAVAPARCMSLNLAVRYADVINSVVLQDDFLPRTATPLEDIFKSILCLPCLLCLRCLKDTCIPEDALLKDPRRLYAPGRIYHIVERKSFRCGRYPPVVKTAVPVDGRFEHVVLSCNATMDHAIIWIEREGQKALDLMLEKENAMSVPSDQQMERDETVQREHVEEHKAALRRAATLSVSGIASAYGTFGGTWPERSESFPVSGSKQPRVSWDDLIEQVFEKDEDGQIVLRSSSPSS